In one Sphingobium indicum B90A genomic region, the following are encoded:
- a CDS encoding tyrosine-type recombinase/integrase: MLTAHRPEKPWGVNGVDMKEGSIRLNHTKNAIIRSVPMHPRVMDVLRPIWEKRGQPTTGHVFLNRFGKPYQDTRKAKIPGGNPIKNQHATACKRTGIEDFTVHDWRHHWASHCMMAGIDLITIMNMGGWKSLRMVQRYSSVSVDHMRESINRLS, from the coding sequence ATGCTCACCGCCCATCGCCCAGAAAAGCCCTGGGGCGTGAACGGCGTCGATATGAAGGAGGGCTCGATCCGACTCAATCACACCAAGAATGCGATCATCAGATCCGTACCGATGCATCCACGTGTCATGGACGTGCTACGCCCGATCTGGGAGAAGCGGGGCCAGCCGACAACGGGGCATGTCTTCCTCAATCGGTTCGGCAAACCCTATCAAGACACGCGCAAGGCGAAGATTCCTGGCGGCAATCCGATCAAGAACCAGCACGCCACCGCCTGCAAGCGCACAGGGATCGAGGATTTCACCGTGCATGACTGGCGGCATCACTGGGCATCGCACTGCATGATGGCGGGGATCGACCTCATCACCATCATGAACATGGGAGGATGGAAATCGCTCCGGATGGTCCAGCGCTATTCCAGTGTCAGCGTGGATCATATGCGTGAATCCATCAATAGGCTCAGCTGA
- the trbL gene encoding P-type conjugative transfer protein TrbL yields the protein MHRYGSDDRILGVIESDRALLHIDAVHAPGLFWAMGGEHDVIGRFLKKILFVGAFAFIINSFSSLSEIIFRSFAAAGLTAGGGSISAEDLLKPGRLAGAGFEAAWPLLDQASDLMGFTGFFDNFLTIAILLFAWVIVILAFFILAVQMFVTVIEFKLVSLAGFILIPFALWNRTSFLAERVLGHVVSSGIKVMVLGVIVGIGSSFFSQMVDALKGQEPDIGAAMSLVLAALALFGLGIFAPAMASGLAAGAPQLGAGAAVGSAAGAAGVAVLGGVAAIGGGRALAGGALSAIRAGTMMGTAAQAAYKLGQETSGSSGMATGLSGVATAAGHAVRNKAASSLGIAAAAERGREAAWSALGTGGAKSAGAKQGDVPDWAQVMQRRQDGRHHRHVAAQTLKEGDRGGASVTPDIHEKDD from the coding sequence ATGCATCGGTACGGATCTGATGATCGCATTCTTGGTGTGATTGAGTCGGATCGAGCCCTCCTTCATATCGACGCCGTTCACGCCCCAGGGCTTTTCTGGGCGATGGGCGGTGAGCATGATGTGATCGGGCGGTTCCTGAAGAAAATCCTCTTCGTTGGCGCCTTTGCCTTCATCATCAACAGCTTCTCCTCTCTTTCCGAAATCATCTTCCGTTCCTTTGCCGCGGCCGGGCTGACGGCGGGTGGAGGCAGCATCTCGGCAGAGGATCTGCTGAAGCCCGGAAGGCTGGCTGGAGCCGGTTTCGAGGCGGCGTGGCCGCTGCTCGACCAGGCGTCCGATCTGATGGGGTTCACCGGCTTTTTCGACAATTTCCTGACGATCGCCATTTTGCTGTTCGCCTGGGTGATCGTCATTCTGGCCTTCTTCATCCTTGCCGTGCAGATGTTCGTCACCGTGATCGAGTTCAAGCTCGTGTCGCTGGCGGGTTTCATCCTCATTCCCTTCGCGCTCTGGAACCGCACGAGCTTCCTCGCTGAACGCGTGCTGGGTCATGTCGTGAGTTCCGGCATCAAGGTCATGGTGCTGGGCGTGATTGTCGGGATCGGCTCCAGCTTCTTTTCGCAGATGGTAGATGCCCTCAAGGGGCAGGAACCCGACATAGGCGCCGCTATGAGCCTGGTGCTGGCGGCGCTGGCCCTGTTCGGCCTTGGCATCTTTGCGCCTGCCATGGCGTCGGGCCTTGCCGCCGGAGCGCCGCAATTGGGAGCGGGCGCCGCCGTTGGCAGCGCGGCTGGTGCCGCCGGGGTCGCGGTTCTGGGCGGTGTCGCCGCGATCGGTGGCGGCCGAGCGCTTGCCGGTGGCGCACTATCCGCGATCCGGGCCGGCACCATGATGGGGACGGCGGCGCAGGCAGCCTACAAGCTAGGCCAGGAGACTTCCGGCTCGTCGGGCATGGCCACCGGACTGAGTGGTGTCGCCACGGCAGCCGGACATGCCGTCCGCAACAAGGCTGCAAGCAGCCTGGGTATCGCCGCCGCCGCCGAGCGTGGACGGGAGGCGGCCTGGTCGGCGCTGGGCACGGGCGGTGCAAAATCGGCCGGAGCAAAGCAGGGCGATGTACCGGACTGGGCGCAGGTGATGCAACGCCGACAGGACGGGCGCCATCACCGTCACGTTGCCGCGCAGACATTGAAGGAAGGTGATCGCGGCGGCGCGTCCGTCACCCCCGACATTCACGAAAAGGACGACTGA
- the trbF gene encoding conjugal transfer protein TrbF — MIFRRAVQRYGQTPAPETPYQRAGQLWDERIGSARVQARNWRLMAFGTLALSSAMASGLIWQSLQSRVVPYVVEVDRLGEARAVSQAEADYRPTDPQIAYQLARFIENVRGVSLDPVLMRRNWLQAYDFASERGAIFLGEYARARQPFSRIGEQTASVQVTSVLRASNRSFQVKWTESEYERGSQAGSSRWTAILTIVTKVPRTADDLRRNPLGIYVDAIDWSREIEGDATQLRSAPSRTAAATAISNPSADRMEAQP, encoded by the coding sequence ATGATCTTTCGACGAGCAGTCCAGCGTTATGGCCAGACTCCCGCGCCCGAAACGCCGTACCAGCGAGCGGGCCAGCTCTGGGACGAGCGGATCGGTAGCGCGCGCGTGCAGGCGCGGAACTGGCGATTGATGGCTTTCGGTACGTTGGCCTTGTCGAGCGCGATGGCATCAGGCCTGATCTGGCAATCGCTGCAAAGCCGCGTTGTGCCCTATGTCGTAGAGGTGGATCGACTGGGTGAGGCAAGGGCGGTGTCGCAGGCCGAGGCGGATTATCGGCCGACCGATCCGCAAATCGCCTATCAGCTGGCGCGCTTCATAGAGAATGTACGCGGCGTGTCGCTCGACCCTGTGCTGATGCGCCGGAACTGGTTGCAGGCCTATGATTTTGCCAGCGAACGGGGCGCCATTTTCCTGGGGGAATATGCGCGGGCGCGGCAGCCCTTCTCCCGGATCGGCGAACAGACGGCTTCGGTGCAGGTGACGAGCGTCCTGCGCGCGTCGAACAGATCCTTTCAGGTGAAATGGACCGAGAGCGAATATGAGCGGGGAAGCCAGGCGGGCTCGTCGCGCTGGACGGCGATATTGACCATCGTCACCAAGGTTCCGCGAACCGCCGATGATCTCCGCCGTAATCCGCTCGGCATCTATGTCGATGCGATTGACTGGAGCCGGGAGATCGAGGGCGATGCCACCCAGCTACGATCGGCCCCGTCCCGGACAGCGGCGGCAACAGCCATTTCCAACCCATCGGCCGACAGGATGGAGGCGCAGCCATGA
- the trbG gene encoding P-type conjugative transfer protein TrbG, which yields MIHKSTISFAMLAMIASPAIADRGNRSAQAQNRGLANVELANRHATLAPKTDAFLNAVQVYPYSAGTIYKLITAPERITDIALEQGEILVSVASGDTVRWVIGDTSSGNGATKRTHILVKPSLTGLSTNLLITTDRRAYHLALVSTGRTALTGISWSYPEDALLALRRANDAARAAEPIAAGIQVEQLHFNYAISGDTPTWRPLRAFDDGRQTYIEFPASIVVGDAPPLFLVDGKGEAQLVNYRLKDRFYIADRIFDKAELRFGTRKQQVVRVVRTGSTRRRRAS from the coding sequence ATGATCCATAAATCAACCATTTCGTTCGCCATGCTGGCCATGATCGCATCGCCCGCCATCGCCGATCGGGGAAACAGGTCGGCGCAGGCGCAGAATCGCGGCCTGGCAAATGTCGAACTCGCCAATCGCCATGCCACCTTGGCTCCCAAAACCGATGCCTTCCTGAATGCGGTGCAGGTATATCCTTATTCGGCTGGGACGATCTACAAGCTGATCACCGCGCCAGAACGGATAACGGACATCGCGCTGGAGCAGGGGGAAATTCTCGTCTCCGTCGCGAGCGGTGATACCGTTCGCTGGGTCATAGGCGATACGTCCAGCGGTAACGGAGCGACCAAGCGGACTCATATATTGGTCAAGCCCAGCCTGACGGGACTGTCGACCAATCTGCTCATCACGACTGATCGCCGTGCCTATCATCTGGCGTTGGTCAGCACCGGACGGACTGCGCTCACGGGCATTTCGTGGAGCTATCCCGAAGATGCCCTGCTGGCACTGCGCCGCGCGAATGACGCAGCCCGTGCCGCTGAACCCATCGCCGCAGGTATTCAGGTCGAGCAGCTGCATTTCAATTATGCAATTTCAGGCGATACGCCGACGTGGCGTCCGCTCCGCGCTTTTGATGACGGTCGCCAGACCTATATCGAGTTTCCAGCATCGATCGTCGTTGGCGATGCGCCGCCACTTTTTCTGGTGGATGGCAAGGGGGAGGCGCAGCTCGTCAATTATCGGCTCAAGGATCGCTTCTATATTGCCGACAGGATCTTCGATAAGGCTGAACTCCGCTTTGGCACTAGAAAGCAGCAGGTCGTGAGGGTCGTACGGACGGGCTCAACTCGCCGACGGAGGGCGTCATGA
- a CDS encoding TrbI/VirB10 family protein has translation MPGDLGRPILKRQREEGDLAGVRPDDADARAAAAAREKAAADLEAARQSSLLAITAQKAGEAANAELAATSQVASAAHVPEVSAPDQDLDPNRQARKQRFMMSSQAESDINSHSMEPPMSPNIVSAGSVIAASLITGLRSDLPGLVTAQVSERVYDSPSGRTLLIPQGARLIGRYDSGISYGQNRALVIWQRIIMPDGSAIRLDNAPATDTSGYAGLADKADYHSLRLLQGVAISTLLGVGANLSISGESDLVRAVREAAQQNVSRAGDQITSRNLQVQPTIIIRPGTPVRLLVHRDLVLPPWKE, from the coding sequence TTGCCCGGCGATCTGGGACGCCCGATCCTGAAGCGGCAACGGGAAGAGGGTGATTTGGCTGGTGTACGGCCCGATGACGCTGATGCAAGAGCTGCGGCTGCCGCCCGCGAAAAAGCCGCTGCCGATCTAGAAGCTGCCCGGCAATCTTCCTTGCTGGCGATCACCGCGCAAAAGGCTGGAGAAGCGGCCAACGCCGAACTCGCTGCAACGTCGCAGGTTGCGTCGGCGGCACACGTGCCAGAGGTGTCGGCACCTGATCAGGATCTCGATCCAAACCGGCAGGCAAGGAAGCAGCGTTTCATGATGTCGTCTCAGGCGGAGAGCGACATCAATTCGCACAGCATGGAGCCGCCCATGTCACCGAACATAGTGTCGGCCGGTAGTGTGATTGCCGCCAGCCTGATCACGGGACTTCGATCCGACCTGCCCGGCCTTGTGACCGCTCAGGTCTCGGAACGTGTTTATGACAGTCCAAGCGGTCGAACCTTGCTCATTCCGCAGGGCGCGCGGCTGATCGGCCGCTACGATAGCGGCATCAGCTATGGGCAGAACCGCGCCCTGGTCATCTGGCAGCGCATCATCATGCCCGACGGCAGTGCAATCCGGCTGGACAATGCGCCGGCGACCGACACGTCCGGTTACGCAGGGCTGGCGGACAAGGCCGATTATCATAGCCTGCGATTGCTGCAGGGTGTGGCGATATCGACCTTGTTGGGTGTTGGCGCCAATCTCTCCATTTCCGGTGAGAGCGATCTGGTGCGGGCTGTCCGCGAGGCGGCCCAGCAGAATGTGTCCCGGGCGGGCGATCAGATCACTTCGCGTAATCTGCAGGTGCAGCCGACGATCATCATTCGTCCGGGAACGCCGGTACGATTGCTGGTCCATCGAGATCTCGTCCTGCCGCCATGGAAAGAATAG
- a CDS encoding DUF2274 domain-containing protein, translating into MADLKLPRIPDRTPVKFTISILPDLHQAIAEYAALYSEAYGKEEPITELIPAMLEAFLESDRAFSKRRNGLKLG; encoded by the coding sequence ATGGCTGATCTGAAACTGCCACGCATTCCTGATCGAACGCCGGTCAAGTTCACAATTTCGATTCTGCCTGACCTGCATCAGGCAATTGCCGAATATGCGGCGTTGTATAGCGAGGCTTACGGGAAGGAGGAACCCATCACGGAGTTGATACCGGCAATGCTGGAGGCTTTTCTCGAAAGTGATCGCGCGTTTTCCAAGAGACGGAATGGGCTTAAACTCGGTTGA
- a CDS encoding 6-pyruvoyl-tetrahydropterin synthase-related protein, producing MMTQNSLRNVGLLAVVAGLLLLPTFLLGPGDSHSVTYNYVWTSQFGMEIAKGNLYPRWLPGSFEGLGSPAFYFYPPIAFWIAGAFDAGGLSTLAAINMTAFLTLLLSGIAMYHWLSARGTYPLAGAILYMAAPYHLMDFYVRGALAEFTAFIWYPLIALAITRLPERRGVILLALAYAGLVLTHLPMAMLTGFFLIAPLGVHRILADRHVFWPLAASGAVALGLAAFYLVPALTMQDHISSQLLWGPWYQPSSWGLLAGGPLLQMLPIPVLIAGLALLSLSASSIWTFTSLLAALAALGLIPFIWDIPPFAQAQFPWRLLGLIEFAAITAMLSCRPKPILLGLGLALVAFSYVRWTAEAAEYLAKPVPYAMIKHDLPDAAEYLPTGFDTNRITDFERKPDLTEWRYVRPGNEVVVKKPGKVTMRRTAFPIWRVMRGDEVVPYQGPVIHFQAQPGHYRIERFTIWQESVGLLVSMASACLLAVIMLRGRLSRLNAMAEDGRCDAK from the coding sequence ATGATGACCCAAAACAGCCTCCGTAATGTTGGCCTCCTCGCGGTTGTGGCGGGGCTCCTCCTGCTGCCGACCTTCCTACTGGGTCCGGGCGATTCCCATTCCGTTACCTACAATTATGTCTGGACGAGTCAGTTCGGGATGGAGATCGCGAAGGGCAATCTCTATCCGCGCTGGCTGCCGGGCAGTTTCGAAGGACTGGGTAGTCCTGCCTTCTATTTCTACCCGCCAATCGCCTTCTGGATAGCCGGCGCCTTCGACGCTGGCGGCCTGTCCACTCTCGCCGCTATCAACATGACCGCATTCCTGACGTTGCTGCTGTCAGGCATTGCCATGTATCATTGGCTTTCCGCACGCGGCACCTATCCGCTTGCCGGGGCAATCCTTTACATGGCCGCGCCCTATCACCTGATGGACTTCTATGTCCGGGGCGCTCTGGCGGAATTTACGGCCTTCATATGGTATCCCCTCATCGCTCTGGCCATAACCCGCCTTCCCGAGCGCAGGGGCGTCATCCTGCTGGCGCTCGCCTATGCAGGGCTTGTGCTGACCCATTTGCCCATGGCGATGCTGACCGGCTTCTTTCTGATCGCTCCGCTGGGTGTGCACAGGATTCTGGCGGACCGGCACGTCTTTTGGCCTCTGGCCGCCAGTGGGGCCGTCGCCCTCGGCCTTGCGGCCTTCTATTTGGTCCCGGCCCTCACGATGCAGGACCATATTTCCTCCCAGCTGCTTTGGGGGCCCTGGTATCAGCCATCTTCCTGGGGGTTGCTGGCGGGTGGCCCACTTCTCCAAATGCTGCCTATTCCGGTGCTGATTGCTGGCCTTGCGCTTCTGTCGCTCTCGGCAAGTTCCATCTGGACTTTCACAAGCCTTTTGGCCGCGCTGGCGGCCCTTGGCCTCATCCCCTTCATCTGGGACATTCCACCCTTCGCCCAGGCGCAATTTCCCTGGCGGCTGCTGGGCCTTATCGAATTTGCCGCCATAACGGCTATGCTGAGCTGCCGTCCAAAACCGATCCTGTTGGGATTGGGCTTGGCGCTTGTGGCCTTCTCCTATGTCCGATGGACAGCCGAAGCGGCCGAATATCTGGCCAAGCCAGTGCCTTACGCCATGATCAAACACGATCTCCCCGATGCCGCCGAATATCTGCCTACCGGCTTCGACACGAATCGCATAACCGACTTTGAGCGGAAGCCAGACCTCACCGAATGGCGCTACGTCAGGCCGGGGAACGAGGTGGTGGTAAAGAAGCCAGGCAAAGTAACGATGCGCCGCACCGCTTTCCCTATCTGGCGGGTCATGCGGGGCGATGAGGTTGTGCCTTATCAGGGGCCCGTCATCCACTTCCAGGCACAGCCGGGCCACTATCGAATAGAACGTTTCACTATATGGCAGGAATCGGTTGGGCTGCTTGTCAGTATGGCCAGCGCCTGTCTGCTTGCGGTGATAATGCTTCGCGGCCGATTATCGCGCTTGAACGCCATGGCTGAAGATGGAAGGTGTGACGCCAAGTGA
- a CDS encoding glycosyltransferase family 2 protein, translating into MATPALLSIVVPVFNEQESISLFLDAARPAVAQALRLIGPDARAEFLFINDGSTDRTGDILTILAYRNPDVRHITLSRNFGKEAALAAGIDRARGDAVIPIDVDLQDPPEVIIAMVRHWLAGAKVVNARRTDRSSDDWFKRWSAQGFYRLINRLSDHPIPENVGDFRLLDRQAVDVIKQLGEQARFTKGLFSWVGFRIATVDYERAPREAGSSKWRVSKLWSLAVDGITASTTMPLRIWSYIGGSIALMAFAYAAFLVLHTLLTGVDTPGYASIMVAVLMLGGLNLMSLGIIGEYLGRVAQEVRNRPLYVVAEESEPTAPRAIQPQAKEEEEWTDQPMRA; encoded by the coding sequence ATGGCTACACCAGCGCTGCTATCGATCGTCGTTCCGGTCTTCAATGAACAGGAGAGCATTTCGCTGTTCCTGGATGCAGCGCGTCCTGCGGTCGCCCAGGCACTTCGCCTTATCGGGCCTGATGCTCGAGCAGAATTTCTGTTCATCAATGATGGCAGCACAGACCGGACCGGCGATATACTGACCATCCTCGCATACCGAAATCCTGACGTCCGCCATATCACCCTATCTCGAAACTTCGGCAAGGAAGCGGCGTTGGCCGCCGGGATAGACCGGGCGAGGGGAGACGCCGTCATCCCGATCGACGTCGACCTGCAGGATCCGCCGGAAGTCATTATCGCCATGGTCCGCCACTGGCTGGCGGGGGCGAAGGTGGTGAATGCCCGCCGCACCGACCGGTCAAGCGACGACTGGTTCAAGCGTTGGAGCGCGCAAGGATTCTATCGCCTCATCAACCGACTTTCGGATCACCCTATCCCGGAGAATGTCGGCGATTTCCGGCTGCTCGACCGGCAGGCGGTGGACGTCATCAAGCAGCTGGGCGAACAGGCACGTTTTACCAAGGGCCTTTTCTCCTGGGTCGGTTTTCGCATCGCCACGGTCGATTATGAACGTGCTCCACGCGAGGCCGGAAGTAGCAAATGGCGCGTTAGCAAGCTTTGGTCGCTCGCCGTGGATGGCATCACCGCCTCGACGACCATGCCTTTGCGGATCTGGTCCTATATCGGGGGCAGCATCGCCCTGATGGCCTTTGCCTATGCCGCCTTCCTGGTGCTGCACACGCTGCTGACCGGAGTGGATACGCCGGGCTACGCCTCGATCATGGTCGCCGTGCTGATGCTGGGCGGCCTCAACCTGATGAGCCTTGGCATCATCGGGGAATATCTGGGCCGCGTCGCGCAGGAAGTGCGCAATCGGCCGCTTTATGTCGTGGCGGAGGAAAGCGAGCCTACAGCGCCGCGTGCTATCCAGCCCCAAGCCAAGGAAGAGGAAGAATGGACCGATCAGCCTATGCGAGCATGA
- a CDS encoding class I SAM-dependent methyltransferase, giving the protein MDRSAYASMSAQEQDHWWFVARRAIIDSLVRTHVRLPADAHILEAGCGTGGNLALLAQYGALDAMEYDADARALAAARGLCRVEAGALPDAIGFGETRYDLIALLDVLEHIDEDEASLRALGARLAPNGRLLLTVPAAPWLWSEHDVLHHHKRRYTHDGLLEVARAAGLKVETSGHFNSLLFPLAVAQRFAHQLLRRDTPLDARPSPLVNAALQRVFAAERHLLGRLSFPLGLSLYAILSV; this is encoded by the coding sequence ATGGACCGATCAGCCTATGCGAGCATGAGCGCGCAGGAGCAGGATCATTGGTGGTTTGTCGCGCGTCGTGCGATCATCGACAGCCTGGTCCGCACCCATGTTCGGTTGCCTGCTGATGCTCATATTCTTGAAGCGGGCTGCGGCACCGGCGGCAACCTTGCGCTGCTGGCGCAATATGGCGCGCTCGATGCCATGGAATATGACGCGGACGCCCGCGCCCTGGCCGCCGCGCGAGGTCTGTGCCGGGTGGAAGCAGGCGCTTTGCCCGACGCGATCGGTTTCGGTGAAACCCGCTACGACCTGATCGCGCTGCTCGATGTGCTGGAGCATATCGATGAGGATGAAGCATCGCTTCGCGCTTTGGGCGCGCGTCTGGCGCCCAATGGGCGGCTGTTGCTCACTGTCCCGGCTGCGCCCTGGCTCTGGTCGGAGCATGACGTGCTGCACCATCACAAGCGTCGTTACACGCATGATGGCCTGCTCGAAGTCGCCCGCGCGGCGGGGTTGAAGGTTGAAACCTCAGGCCATTTCAACAGCCTGCTTTTCCCGCTCGCCGTAGCGCAGCGCTTCGCCCACCAGTTGCTACGCCGTGACACGCCCCTGGATGCGCGTCCGTCGCCGCTCGTCAATGCCGCGCTTCAGCGGGTGTTCGCGGCAGAGCGGCATCTTCTTGGTCGCCTTTCCTTCCCCCTGGGCTTGTCACTTTACGCCATTCTCTCGGTCTGA
- a CDS encoding GtrA family protein: protein MATLAALTTLYDIPLTHDVVWQFWIARQLMHGAVLYRDIWEINPPLWFWSAVPMRYAAAWLSMPPLRLLVVGVIAVGALSALMVGHLSTFRSPVARLALMILSFWLIVVGPLYDFGQREHIALISSVAYAALISRRSTGEGVPKTLALLVGMAAAYGFALKHYFVTVPIMLELWLIARNPVQWRIIRPETTMLAVLAVAYGAAVIVFAPAFFTDNLPMVQTAYHGFESSWRMVLLRPWTVVWAFIAAFFLTYGGAFGKKANPLVSTLLIVAIGFGAAYVLQRKGWLYHSVPVTGAAALALGVRLGMADMRRLIPMSVGLFMLSLPILMSVKIGPYLNYFRDEIDPILATLPKGSPVFIASGEPMWGWPTVGDHGLSWPSRLYAYWMIPAIAHGEVSGPNPAPLRALAKRIQEEAALEIRCSSPALILFERRPNYIYQPPSFDVRGFFLRRSDIRSYLAHNYREEKPMPWLYLYRRVTPREPTPLNPKCPDFS, encoded by the coding sequence ATGGCCACGCTTGCCGCGCTGACGACGCTCTACGACATTCCCTTGACCCACGATGTCGTTTGGCAGTTCTGGATCGCGCGGCAGCTCATGCATGGCGCGGTGCTTTATCGCGATATTTGGGAAATTAACCCACCACTCTGGTTCTGGTCGGCCGTTCCCATGCGTTATGCTGCGGCATGGCTATCCATGCCGCCTCTGCGCCTGCTGGTTGTCGGCGTCATCGCTGTTGGAGCCCTGTCCGCCCTGATGGTCGGGCATCTATCAACCTTTAGGTCCCCGGTTGCACGACTGGCGTTGATGATCCTGTCATTCTGGCTGATCGTGGTCGGGCCGCTTTATGATTTCGGTCAGCGCGAACATATCGCGCTGATCAGCTCTGTTGCCTACGCGGCATTGATTTCACGCCGATCAACAGGAGAAGGCGTACCAAAAACATTGGCACTGCTCGTGGGCATGGCAGCCGCCTACGGATTTGCGCTGAAGCATTATTTCGTGACCGTTCCAATCATGCTGGAATTGTGGCTGATCGCGCGCAACCCAGTACAGTGGCGGATCATCCGCCCGGAAACCACCATGCTGGCGGTGCTTGCCGTGGCTTATGGTGCTGCAGTGATCGTCTTTGCCCCTGCGTTTTTCACCGATAATTTGCCAATGGTCCAGACGGCCTATCATGGCTTCGAATCATCATGGAGGATGGTGCTGCTGCGGCCTTGGACCGTGGTTTGGGCCTTCATAGCCGCCTTCTTCCTGACCTACGGTGGTGCGTTTGGAAAGAAGGCGAACCCATTGGTCTCCACCCTGCTGATCGTCGCCATCGGCTTTGGCGCCGCATACGTTCTGCAGCGTAAGGGATGGCTTTATCACAGCGTGCCTGTGACTGGCGCTGCTGCTCTGGCTCTTGGTGTACGATTGGGAATGGCCGATATGCGCCGGCTGATACCGATGAGCGTAGGACTTTTCATGCTAAGCCTACCCATATTGATGTCCGTCAAGATCGGTCCCTATCTCAACTATTTCAGAGACGAGATCGATCCAATTTTGGCAACGCTTCCCAAGGGAAGTCCCGTCTTCATTGCGTCCGGCGAACCCATGTGGGGATGGCCTACGGTCGGAGATCATGGACTTTCCTGGCCATCACGGCTCTATGCATACTGGATGATACCAGCGATAGCACATGGTGAGGTCAGCGGCCCCAATCCTGCGCCGCTTCGCGCCCTGGCAAAGCGAATACAAGAAGAAGCAGCCTTGGAAATCCGCTGCTCCTCGCCCGCTCTAATTCTTTTCGAACGTCGGCCCAATTACATTTATCAGCCTCCCAGCTTCGACGTTCGAGGTTTTTTCCTCCGCCGCTCGGATATTCGCTCCTATCTGGCGCATAATTATCGCGAAGAAAAACCAATGCCTTGGCTCTACCTCTATCGCCGCGTCACGCCACGTGAGCCGACGCCTTTGAACCCGAAATGCCCGGATTTCTCCTAG